One Epidermidibacterium keratini DNA segment encodes these proteins:
- a CDS encoding MarR family winged helix-turn-helix transcriptional regulator encodes MSGMTESETSGDSLGLVADAKTAVSQRMEGIDIDAMQMVLLLYRVTNAIVYDLESSVHRPAGWSWSAFRLCFTLWVDGPLELRAAARRTGMSKPAVTSLANTLERQGIVQRSGVEGDARGRRIQLTDHGSRKLVDVFHEHNLRERKWASAFTKEELETGTALLRKLVETGQQPWVSHR; translated from the coding sequence ATGAGCGGCATGACCGAGTCCGAGACCTCAGGCGACTCTCTCGGCCTGGTCGCGGACGCAAAAACCGCTGTGTCGCAGCGGATGGAAGGCATCGACATCGACGCGATGCAGATGGTCCTGCTGCTCTATCGCGTCACCAACGCGATCGTCTACGACCTGGAATCCAGCGTGCACCGACCGGCCGGCTGGTCATGGTCGGCGTTTCGGCTGTGCTTCACGCTTTGGGTCGACGGCCCACTCGAGCTGAGGGCCGCCGCCCGGCGTACTGGGATGAGCAAGCCAGCGGTGACGTCTCTGGCAAACACCCTGGAGCGTCAGGGAATCGTGCAGCGCTCAGGTGTGGAGGGAGACGCGCGAGGACGTCGGATCCAGCTCACCGACCATGGGTCGCGCAAGCTGGTCGACGTCTTCCACGAGCACAATCTCCGCGAGCGCAAGTGGGCTTCTGCGTTCACCAAAGAGGAGCTGGAGACCGGTACGGCGCTGCTTCGCAAGCTCGTCGAAACCGGCCAGCAACCCTGGGTCTCCCACCGCTAG
- a CDS encoding MBL fold metallo-hydrolase, with protein MAKAFASSADLGEKAETLEVLADGIYALTAEGDPNMGAIEAEDFVVAFESRATPKATQDWLAQLREHTDKPVRYCVLSHYHAVRVLGASAYDAESIITHETTRQLIDERGQADWDSEYGRMPRLFREPETIPGLTHPDLTFTDTLVIPLGGDRGDLELRYCGRGHTAGDIIAWVPKHKILFAGDLVEAQAALYTGDAFHFDWHEGTLDAVKALGAEQLIGGRGAVAQGREACDAAIEQTRKFLRGMIDNVGAVHKRGGSLKEAFDATHAALVDDFGQWPIFEHCLPFDVKRLWDEYDGVEWPAIWTAQLDREVWDQLQNS; from the coding sequence ATGGCGAAGGCATTCGCGTCCTCGGCCGATCTCGGCGAAAAAGCCGAGACCCTTGAGGTGCTCGCCGACGGCATCTACGCGCTGACCGCCGAGGGCGATCCCAACATGGGCGCCATCGAAGCCGAGGACTTTGTCGTCGCCTTCGAGTCGCGGGCGACACCCAAGGCGACCCAGGACTGGCTGGCCCAGCTGCGCGAGCACACCGACAAGCCGGTCCGCTACTGCGTGCTCAGCCACTATCACGCCGTGCGCGTGCTCGGCGCTTCGGCGTATGACGCGGAGTCGATCATCACCCACGAGACGACCCGCCAGCTCATCGACGAGCGCGGGCAGGCCGACTGGGACTCCGAGTACGGCCGGATGCCTCGGCTGTTTCGCGAACCGGAGACGATCCCCGGCTTGACCCATCCGGACCTCACCTTCACCGACACGCTGGTGATCCCGCTCGGCGGCGATCGCGGCGACCTGGAGCTGCGCTACTGCGGACGCGGGCACACCGCCGGCGACATCATCGCCTGGGTGCCGAAGCACAAGATCCTTTTTGCCGGCGACCTTGTCGAAGCGCAAGCTGCTCTCTACACCGGCGATGCCTTCCATTTCGACTGGCACGAGGGAACTCTCGACGCTGTCAAGGCACTCGGCGCCGAGCAGCTCATCGGAGGGCGCGGTGCGGTGGCACAGGGCCGGGAGGCGTGTGACGCCGCGATCGAGCAGACCCGCAAGTTCCTGCGCGGCATGATCGACAACGTAGGTGCGGTCCACAAACGTGGCGGATCGCTGAAGGAAGCCTTCGATGCGACGCACGCGGCCTTGGTTGACGACTTCGGGCAGTGGCCGATCTTCGAGCACTGTCTGCCGTTTGACGTCAAGCGGCTCTGGGACGAGTACGACGGCGTCGAGTGGCCGGCAATCTGGACAGCGCAGCTCGACCGCGAGGTCTGGGACCAGCTGCAGAACTCATGA
- a CDS encoding MFS transporter: MEWFDWNIYATFAPFFASQFFNSKDPVSDVLSTLAVFAVGFLARPFGGLLFGWIADKKGRKLSMSLTIGVAAVGSLVIGLSPTYTQIGVGASLILLVARLGQGLAHGGELPSAQTYIAETAPNAKRGLWSSLIYFSGTCGIIIGTLMGAVLATVLTEEQMTSFGWRIPFIIGGLFGLYALFMRRRMYETETFVEETTLDEKLESAGGHHESIWQTIKAHPKLLFQVIGMVAGATVIYYVWAVSAPQYAINVRGIDPEGALWAGVGANLIFLIVLPIWGIISDRIGRKPVMLIALLGLAVLYFPLNAMIGTSAFSLFIAISIALIFMGGFSSIGPAVFAEIFPTRIRAVGLGVPYSISVALFGGTAPYLQTFFADRGMSATFQWYAIALGVISAIVVLTLPETKGIDLAHESVGAHGRRKVRA; the protein is encoded by the coding sequence ATGGAGTGGTTCGACTGGAACATCTATGCGACGTTCGCGCCGTTCTTTGCCTCGCAGTTCTTCAACTCCAAGGACCCGGTGTCGGACGTGCTGAGCACCCTCGCGGTGTTTGCCGTCGGCTTCCTGGCCCGTCCGTTTGGCGGCCTGCTGTTTGGCTGGATCGCCGACAAGAAGGGCCGCAAGCTCTCGATGTCGCTGACCATCGGCGTCGCCGCCGTCGGCAGCCTGGTCATCGGGCTCTCGCCGACGTACACCCAGATCGGGGTGGGCGCGTCGCTGATCCTGCTGGTCGCAAGGCTCGGTCAGGGCCTGGCCCACGGTGGTGAGCTGCCGTCTGCGCAGACCTACATTGCCGAGACCGCACCCAATGCCAAGCGCGGGCTGTGGTCGAGCCTGATCTACTTCTCCGGCACGTGCGGCATCATCATCGGCACGCTGATGGGCGCCGTACTCGCCACCGTGCTCACCGAAGAGCAGATGACCAGCTTCGGCTGGCGCATCCCGTTCATCATCGGTGGTCTGTTTGGGCTGTATGCGCTCTTCATGCGGCGCCGGATGTACGAGACCGAGACGTTCGTCGAAGAGACGACGTTGGACGAGAAGCTCGAGAGCGCCGGCGGGCATCACGAGTCGATCTGGCAGACGATCAAGGCCCATCCCAAGCTGCTGTTCCAGGTCATCGGAATGGTCGCGGGCGCCACCGTCATCTACTACGTGTGGGCGGTATCGGCGCCGCAGTACGCGATCAACGTGCGCGGCATTGATCCCGAGGGCGCGCTATGGGCCGGCGTCGGTGCCAATCTGATCTTCCTGATCGTGCTGCCGATCTGGGGCATCATCTCCGATCGCATCGGGCGCAAGCCGGTCATGCTGATCGCGCTGCTCGGACTTGCAGTGCTCTACTTCCCGCTCAACGCGATGATCGGTACGTCGGCGTTCAGCCTCTTCATCGCGATCTCGATCGCACTGATCTTCATGGGCGGATTCTCCTCGATCGGTCCTGCGGTGTTTGCCGAGATCTTCCCGACTCGCATTCGAGCGGTCGGGCTGGGCGTTCCGTACTCGATCTCGGTCGCGCTGTTTGGCGGTACGGCGCCGTACCTGCAAACGTTCTTCGCCGATCGCGGGATGAGCGCGACGTTCCAGTGGTATGCGATCGCTCTTGGCGTCATCTCCGCGATCGTCGTGCTGACTCTGCCGGAGACCAAGGGGATCGACTTGGCGCATGAGTCTGTCGGCGCGCATGGACGCCGCAAGGTCCGCGCCTAG
- a CDS encoding Lrp/AsnC family transcriptional regulator, with protein MTQPLSELDLSLIHALQIRPRAPWQELARVLNSSPATLARHWERVRADGLSWVTAYPTRRLHSHRLVAFVEVRCALPKVSVLCGQLARFAEVASIEQAVGNHTLLLTILVDDLGALSRLVLDEFPQLDGIESTTSHVVSQTHLDGSYWRLGALTPTQVQAVSALPGVASPSRSTVMTERQRPIASLLATDGRMTAASIAAALDRPERTVRRELDHLLRQGTMTFRCEIAQSATPTPIWVNWWCRVAMADVGRVVRQLRLLPQLRMCSSLTGPANLIIGTWNESLQQARATHEWLERELAPIEVIDSSVTLRCIKRMGWLLDPNGRATGEVIPTLPALS; from the coding sequence GTGACACAACCACTTAGCGAGCTCGACCTTTCGCTTATCCACGCCTTACAGATCCGCCCGCGCGCACCGTGGCAAGAGCTGGCGCGGGTACTCAACTCATCCCCGGCAACCCTGGCCCGCCACTGGGAACGAGTTCGCGCAGACGGACTGTCCTGGGTTACGGCGTACCCCACCCGCAGGCTGCATAGTCACCGCCTCGTGGCCTTTGTCGAGGTTCGCTGTGCGCTGCCCAAGGTGAGCGTGCTGTGCGGCCAGCTCGCGCGGTTCGCCGAGGTCGCGTCGATCGAGCAGGCGGTCGGCAACCACACCCTGCTACTGACGATCCTCGTCGATGATCTCGGTGCGCTCTCGCGGCTCGTGCTCGATGAGTTTCCGCAGCTAGATGGGATCGAATCGACGACCTCGCACGTCGTGTCGCAGACACACCTCGACGGATCGTATTGGCGGCTCGGCGCCCTGACACCGACGCAGGTGCAGGCGGTGAGCGCCCTGCCGGGCGTCGCCAGTCCGTCGCGATCCACGGTCATGACCGAACGTCAGCGCCCCATCGCCTCACTGCTCGCCACCGACGGACGGATGACGGCAGCCTCGATCGCGGCGGCGCTCGACCGACCGGAGCGCACAGTACGCCGCGAGCTCGATCACCTGCTGCGCCAGGGAACAATGACGTTTCGCTGCGAGATCGCGCAGTCGGCGACGCCCACGCCCATCTGGGTGAACTGGTGGTGTCGAGTCGCGATGGCAGATGTCGGGCGAGTTGTCCGACAGTTGCGGCTGCTGCCGCAGCTACGAATGTGCTCGAGCTTGACCGGGCCCGCCAACCTGATCATCGGCACGTGGAACGAGTCCTTGCAGCAGGCCCGCGCGACCCACGAATGGCTCGAGCGTGAGCTCGCTCCGATCGAGGTCATCGACTCCTCGGTGACGCTGCGTTGCATCAAGCGCATGGGCTGGTTGCTCGATCCCAACGGGCGCGCGACGGGCGAGGTGATCCCAACGCTTCCCGCCCTGAGCTAG
- a CDS encoding M20 metallopeptidase family protein encodes MNLREDASAIQDDLVQLRRTLHQIPEIGLDLPRTQETVMAELESLGLELHTGTKTTSITGVLRGGKQGSNPRTVLIRGDMDALPVDEETGLDFASTNGAMHACGHDLHTTALVGVARLLSAHRDQIAGDVVLMFQPGEEGFDGAGVMIEEGILDAAGHRVDAAFGMHVFSNMIASGQFVSRPGPMLSASHRLSVTVHGAGGHGSAPHRAKDPIITAAQMITALQTMVTRTFDIFDPVVITVGKISGGTKRNIIPDTASFEATVRRFSEASEQLLTEAVYRTLKGVAASYGVDVEIDFAAEYPTTVNAAEEVEFGANVIRELLGEERYEPLPQPISGSEDFSRVIAAVPGAFIGLGACPPDRDPETAPMNHSPRADFDPAVLGDAAAVYAALATDRLTLLAEKEATE; translated from the coding sequence ATGAACCTCCGCGAAGACGCGAGCGCGATCCAGGACGACTTGGTCCAACTGCGCCGTACCCTGCACCAGATCCCCGAAATCGGGCTTGACCTGCCGCGCACCCAGGAGACGGTGATGGCCGAGCTGGAGAGCCTCGGGCTGGAGCTACACACCGGTACCAAGACGACCTCGATCACTGGCGTGCTGCGCGGCGGTAAGCAGGGGTCGAACCCGCGCACCGTGCTGATCCGCGGTGACATGGATGCACTCCCGGTCGACGAAGAGACCGGCCTGGACTTCGCCTCGACCAACGGCGCGATGCACGCCTGCGGTCACGATCTGCACACGACTGCCCTTGTGGGTGTCGCGCGCCTGCTCAGCGCCCATCGCGACCAGATCGCCGGCGATGTCGTGCTGATGTTCCAGCCCGGCGAAGAGGGGTTCGACGGAGCTGGCGTGATGATCGAGGAAGGGATCCTCGATGCCGCAGGCCATCGCGTCGATGCGGCGTTCGGCATGCACGTCTTCTCCAACATGATCGCGAGCGGTCAGTTCGTCAGCCGCCCCGGCCCGATGCTGTCGGCCTCGCATCGACTTTCGGTGACCGTCCACGGCGCCGGTGGGCACGGATCGGCGCCGCACAGGGCGAAGGATCCGATCATCACGGCCGCCCAAATGATCACCGCTCTGCAGACGATGGTGACTCGCACGTTCGACATCTTCGATCCCGTCGTGATCACCGTCGGGAAGATCAGCGGCGGCACGAAGCGCAACATCATCCCCGACACCGCGAGCTTCGAGGCGACGGTACGTCGTTTCAGCGAGGCCAGTGAGCAGCTACTGACCGAGGCCGTCTACCGCACCCTGAAGGGCGTCGCCGCGTCGTACGGCGTCGACGTCGAGATCGACTTCGCGGCTGAGTATCCGACGACTGTTAACGCGGCCGAGGAGGTCGAGTTCGGCGCCAACGTGATCCGCGAGCTGCTCGGCGAAGAGCGATATGAGCCGCTGCCGCAGCCAATCTCGGGCTCCGAAGACTTCTCGCGGGTCATCGCCGCCGTCCCGGGCGCCTTCATCGGCCTCGGGGCGTGCCCGCCGGATCGCGACCCCGAGACTGCGCCCATGAACCACTCGCCGCGCGCTGACTTCGACCCAGCGGTGCTCGGCGACGCGGCCGCCGTGTACGCCGCACTGGCGACCGACCGGCTGACGTTGCTGGCCGAGAAGGAGGCAACCGAATGA
- a CDS encoding homogentisate 1,2-dioxygenase: MAYYRAVGNIPPKRHTQHRNDDGKLYYEELMGEEGFSADSSLLYHKYIPSTITDSRPWDLGSHKLVPNHPLKPLHLKLHSLFSDEEADNLDPVRGRRMVLGNGDVRIYYSVSSVTSPLYRNAVGDELVYIEEGWGTVETVFGVLDYRQGDYIVIPRATNHRYVPGERTRFYIVEANSHISPARNYLSKYGQLLEHSPFCERDLTGPGDVLLHEEENVDIYVKHRTSEGIVGTIFTTPQHPFDVVGWDGCLYPYTFNISDYEPITGRVHQPPPTHQVFEGNNFVVCNFVPRKVDYHPLSIPVPYYHSNVDSDEVMFYCGGNYEARKGSGIGNGSISLHPGGHAHGPQPGAYEKSIGVEYFDELAVMVDTFRPLELGEGGLASDDESYAWSWATNA; this comes from the coding sequence ATGGCCTACTACCGCGCCGTGGGCAACATCCCGCCGAAGCGCCACACCCAGCATCGCAATGACGATGGCAAGCTCTATTACGAAGAGCTGATGGGGGAGGAGGGATTCTCCGCAGACTCCTCGTTGCTGTATCACAAGTACATCCCCTCGACGATCACCGATTCACGACCGTGGGACCTTGGCTCACACAAGCTCGTGCCCAACCACCCGCTCAAGCCGCTGCACTTGAAGCTGCACTCGCTGTTCAGTGATGAGGAGGCCGACAACCTCGATCCGGTGCGCGGCCGGCGGATGGTGCTGGGCAACGGCGACGTACGTATCTACTACTCGGTGTCGTCGGTGACGTCGCCGCTCTACCGCAACGCCGTCGGCGATGAGCTCGTCTACATCGAGGAAGGCTGGGGCACGGTCGAGACCGTCTTCGGCGTGCTCGACTACCGCCAGGGCGACTACATCGTCATTCCACGCGCCACCAACCACCGCTACGTCCCCGGCGAGCGCACCCGCTTCTACATCGTCGAGGCAAACTCGCACATCAGCCCGGCCCGCAACTACCTCTCCAAGTACGGTCAGCTGCTGGAGCACTCACCCTTCTGTGAGCGTGACCTGACCGGACCCGGCGACGTGCTGCTGCACGAGGAGGAGAACGTCGACATCTACGTCAAACACCGCACCAGCGAAGGCATTGTCGGCACCATCTTCACTACGCCGCAGCACCCGTTCGATGTCGTTGGGTGGGACGGCTGCCTGTATCCCTACACGTTCAACATCAGCGACTACGAACCGATCACCGGACGGGTGCACCAGCCGCCGCCGACCCACCAGGTCTTCGAGGGCAACAACTTCGTGGTCTGCAACTTCGTGCCGCGCAAGGTCGACTATCACCCCCTGTCGATCCCAGTTCCCTACTACCACTCGAATGTGGACTCCGACGAGGTCATGTTCTACTGCGGCGGCAACTACGAGGCCCGCAAGGGCTCGGGGATCGGCAATGGGTCGATCTCGCTGCATCCCGGCGGCCACGCGCATGGTCCACAGCCCGGTGCCTATGAGAAGTCGATCGGGGTCGAGTACTTCGACGAGCTCGCGGTCATGGTCGACACCTTCCGTCCGCTGGAGCTCGGCGAAGGCGGCCTCGCCAGCGACGACGAGTCCTATGCCTGGAGCTGGGCGACGAATGCCTAA
- the fahA gene encoding fumarylacetoacetase has translation MSDVSATDGFGLANLPYGVFSTEGQAPRVGVRYGDRVLDLAAALDDPVFSEPTLNAFMSLGRAAWDDTRARVTELLSTQPDHPALIELSDVTLHLPIHVPDYVDFYASEHHASNVGRIFRPDAEPLLPNWKHMPVSYHGRASTVVVSGTDIVRPQGQHKAPDADAPTFGACQRLDVEVELGFVVGMGAELGAPVSGADFAEHVFGAVLLNDWSARDIQAWEYVPLGPHLGKSFATSISPWVVPLAALEAARTSTPPRTHDLLPYLQDGDDWALEIDLELDVNGAVLSRPPYAGMYYSGAQMLAHLTVNGARLNTGDLYGSGTVSGTQLEQRGSLLELSWGGKEPITLPDGSTRTFLEDGDIATIRGSFVGAGGERCSFGEVTGTIVPAR, from the coding sequence ATGTCTGATGTTTCGGCCACCGACGGTTTTGGCCTGGCGAACCTGCCCTACGGAGTCTTCAGCACTGAAGGCCAAGCGCCCCGAGTCGGCGTGCGCTACGGCGACCGGGTGCTCGACCTGGCTGCGGCACTCGATGACCCGGTCTTCAGTGAGCCGACCCTGAACGCGTTCATGTCTCTCGGCCGGGCCGCGTGGGACGACACCCGCGCCCGCGTGACCGAGTTGCTCTCCACGCAGCCGGACCACCCGGCGCTGATCGAACTCAGCGACGTGACGCTGCACCTGCCGATCCATGTGCCGGACTACGTCGACTTCTACGCATCCGAGCATCACGCCAGCAACGTCGGTCGTATCTTCCGTCCGGACGCCGAGCCGCTGCTGCCCAACTGGAAACACATGCCGGTCAGCTATCACGGGCGTGCGTCGACGGTCGTGGTGTCCGGCACCGACATCGTCCGACCTCAAGGCCAGCACAAGGCCCCGGATGCTGACGCGCCGACCTTCGGCGCGTGCCAGCGTCTTGACGTCGAGGTCGAGCTGGGGTTCGTCGTCGGGATGGGGGCCGAGCTTGGCGCGCCAGTGAGCGGTGCCGACTTCGCCGAGCACGTCTTTGGCGCCGTACTGCTCAACGACTGGTCGGCGCGCGATATCCAAGCTTGGGAGTACGTCCCACTCGGCCCGCACCTGGGCAAGTCGTTTGCCACCTCGATCAGCCCCTGGGTCGTGCCCCTCGCAGCGCTTGAGGCCGCCCGGACGAGTACGCCGCCGCGCACGCACGATTTGCTGCCATATCTGCAGGACGGCGACGACTGGGCGCTGGAGATCGACCTCGAACTGGACGTCAACGGTGCCGTACTGTCGCGACCGCCGTACGCCGGGATGTACTACTCCGGCGCGCAGATGCTGGCTCACCTGACCGTCAACGGCGCCCGCCTCAACACCGGCGACCTCTATGGCTCGGGAACCGTATCCGGCACGCAGCTCGAGCAGCGTGGCTCGCTGCTCGAGCTGTCGTGGGGTGGCAAGGAGCCGATCACCCTGCCGGACGGGTCGACGCGCACGTTCCTGGAGGACGGCGATATCGCCACGATCCGCGGCTCGTTCGTCGGTGCCGGCGGCGAGCGATGCTCCTTCGGCGAGGTCACGGGCACGATCGTCCCCGCTCGGTAG
- a CDS encoding FAD-dependent monooxygenase, producing MITPSHNGRARLPVAVVGAGPVGQTAALSLARWGLQVAFFDKRAERDPIGSKAICQARDVLDIWASLGTGTVLADEGVTWTTARTYYQGREIDCWQFVDAGESPYPPFVNISQQRTEEVLDRCLDESGIDCRWGVEITGLEQYDDRVTLEVDGRPETFSHVVFATGSRGSIRERLGIDFPGHTFDDAFLICDIEAQLPGWEFERRFHFDPEWNPGRQVLIHACPNSIYRIDWQVPPTYDLDADVASGGLDRRIRQIIGESTPYRIDWKSVYRFHSRHVDQMAAGRVLLAGDVAHLVAPFGARGLNTGVFDADNLGWKIAFDAFGWAGPQLLPSYSTERVAAAKENAEIVDATMAMLVPQDAEAAARRSEMLEAAATGGGMPVDSGRFAEPYWYVDSPLTTADPSRPFAGRPPKGQTPPAAPGIMLPDVLLADGTRLRDHCRTAITLVGPGALPHAAAPIRQLDADLLTERARDTLGYRDGETWVMRPDCYIAGIAADSASLAAIVERTLGSVTSDQPDPTR from the coding sequence ATGATCACGCCGAGCCACAACGGTCGTGCCCGGCTGCCGGTCGCGGTGGTCGGAGCAGGGCCCGTGGGCCAGACGGCGGCGCTCTCGCTCGCACGGTGGGGTCTTCAGGTCGCCTTCTTCGACAAGCGTGCCGAGCGTGATCCCATTGGTAGCAAGGCAATCTGCCAGGCCCGCGACGTCCTCGACATCTGGGCCTCGCTGGGGACTGGCACCGTACTGGCCGACGAGGGCGTCACCTGGACCACGGCGCGCACCTACTACCAGGGCCGCGAGATCGACTGCTGGCAGTTCGTCGATGCGGGGGAGTCGCCGTACCCGCCATTCGTCAATATCTCCCAGCAGCGCACCGAGGAGGTGCTCGACCGGTGCCTTGACGAGTCCGGCATCGACTGCAGGTGGGGCGTGGAGATCACCGGCCTGGAGCAGTACGACGACCGGGTCACGCTCGAGGTTGATGGCCGGCCCGAGACGTTCAGCCATGTCGTGTTCGCGACGGGATCGCGCGGGTCGATCCGGGAGCGTCTGGGCATCGACTTTCCCGGGCATACCTTCGATGACGCGTTTCTGATCTGCGACATCGAGGCCCAGCTGCCCGGGTGGGAGTTCGAGCGCCGTTTCCACTTCGACCCGGAATGGAACCCGGGCCGGCAGGTGCTGATCCACGCCTGCCCAAACTCGATCTATCGCATCGACTGGCAGGTGCCGCCGACGTACGACCTCGACGCCGACGTCGCGAGCGGTGGTCTGGACCGACGCATCCGCCAGATCATCGGGGAGAGCACGCCGTACCGCATCGACTGGAAGTCGGTATATCGCTTCCATTCCAGGCATGTTGACCAGATGGCGGCTGGGCGGGTGCTGCTGGCCGGCGACGTCGCACACCTCGTCGCGCCGTTCGGTGCACGTGGCCTCAACACGGGTGTCTTTGATGCCGACAACCTCGGGTGGAAGATCGCCTTCGACGCTTTCGGCTGGGCCGGTCCGCAGCTGCTGCCGTCGTACTCGACCGAGCGCGTCGCCGCTGCCAAGGAGAACGCCGAGATCGTCGACGCGACGATGGCGATGCTCGTGCCGCAGGACGCCGAGGCTGCGGCACGACGCAGCGAGATGCTGGAAGCGGCGGCGACTGGCGGTGGCATGCCGGTCGACTCGGGCCGCTTTGCCGAGCCTTACTGGTATGTCGACTCTCCGCTGACAACCGCCGACCCGTCGCGTCCGTTTGCTGGCCGCCCGCCGAAAGGACAGACACCGCCTGCGGCGCCGGGAATCATGCTTCCCGACGTACTCCTCGCTGACGGCACACGACTGCGCGATCACTGCCGCACCGCGATCACCCTCGTCGGGCCGGGCGCCTTGCCTCACGCTGCCGCGCCGATCCGTCAGCTCGACGCCGACTTGCTTACCGAACGTGCCCGAGACACGCTCGGCTACCGCGACGGCGAGACATGGGTGATGCGCCCGGATTGCTACATCGCAGGTATAGCAGCAGACTCCGCAAGCCTTGCCGCCATCGTCGAGCGCACGCTCGGCTCCGTGACTTCCGACCAACCCGACCCAACGAGGTGA